From Coffea arabica cultivar ET-39 chromosome 2e, Coffea Arabica ET-39 HiFi, whole genome shotgun sequence, the proteins below share one genomic window:
- the LOC113731045 gene encoding GDSL esterase/lipase At5g45910, with product MKIVVLMVVVLLKAVSANSLGYDSIFSFGDSLADTGNFLRTGALAFPVIERLPYGETFFRHATGRCSDGRLVVDFFADAYGLPYLKPYLAVARDGNFQHGVNFAVAGATALDPEFFYHQKLGPILWTNDSLSVQLGWFKKVKSTLCTTPQECKNFFKRSLFLVGEIGGNDYNYPFFIGGTIKQVKATVPVVVEAIAATISALIDDGAVELVVPGNFPIGCSAVYLTLFETPNKAAYDEHGCLKVYNAFAKYHNAQLRLGLEKLRQKYPQAKIIYADYYGAAKRFVHSPKHYGFSEDRLVACCGGGGPYNFNNSARCGHTGSTTCTSPSAHANWDGIHLTDAAYRYVAMGLINGPFSSPSLSYPPIKQI from the exons ATGAAAATCGTTGTCTTAATGGTTGTTGTTCTTTTGAAGGCCGTATCAGCAAATTCTTTAGGGTATGACTCAATCTTTAGCTTTGGTGACTCCCTTGCTGATACTGGAAACTTTCTTCGAACGGGTGCACTTGCATTTCCAGTCATTGAAAGACTTCCTTATGGGGAAACATTCTTTCGCCATGCAACTGGTCGTTGCTCAGATGGCCGCCTAGTAGTCGACTTTTTTG CCGATGCATATGGATTACCATACCTAAAACCGTACTTAGCGGTTGCAAGAGATGGGAATTTCCAACACGGGGTGAATTTTGCTGTTGCTGGGGCTACAGCATTAGATCCTGAATTCTTCTACCACCAGAAGCTTGGACCCATTTTATGGACAAATGATTCGTTGAGTGTTCAGCTTGGCTGGTTCAAGAAGGTGAAATCCACCCTTTGCACCACTCCTCAAG AGTGCAAAAACTTTTTCAAGAGGTCTCTCTTTCTAGTGGGTGAAATTGGTGGAAACGACTATAATTACCCATTTTTTATTGGTGGAACCATTAAACAAGTCAAAGCCACGGTCCCTGTGGTAGTTGAAGCCATTGCTGCAACCATAAGT GCATTGATAGACGACGGTGCCGTAGAATTGGTGGTACCAGGAAATTTCCCAATTGGATGTTCAGCAGTGTACTTGACACTGTTTGAAACCCCTAATAAAGCAGCATATGACGAACATGGGTGTTTGAAAGTGTATAATGCCTTTGCCAAGTATCACAATGCTCAACTTAGACTTGGCTTGGAGAAACTAAGGCAGAAGTACCCTCAAGCCAAAATCATCTATGCCGATTACTATGGTGCAGCTAAGAGATTTGTGCATTCACCGAAGCATTATG GATTTTCTGAGGATAGGTTAGTGGCTTGTTGTGGAGGAGGTGGGCCGTACAATTTCAACAATTCGGCAAGATGTGGTCATACTGGATCCACAACTTGTACAAGTCCTTCTGCTCATGCAAATTGGGATGGTATCCATCTAACGGATGCAGCTTATCGTTATGTCGCTATGGGCTTGATCAATGGGCCCTTTTCTTCTCCTAGTCTATCTTATCCTCCCATTAAGCAAATCTAA